One window of the Melospiza melodia melodia isolate bMelMel2 chromosome 15, bMelMel2.pri, whole genome shotgun sequence genome contains the following:
- the PLEKHO2 gene encoding pleckstrin homology domain-containing family O member 2 — protein MEPDTKEEVSEKPKGAPTAEKYGWIKKSSGGLLGLWKDRYIQLRKTQLMVYEDEDEQKCIETVELESYDKCQELRALLKRKNRFILIRSPGKKVHDIKFQAPTLEEKESWIKALNEGINRGKNKVFDEVKVDESLSLDHVTRDRVKVSHGRRPPTRSHLKEAAKCTSDGILRLDLDIVDNGPPTFDSTINESDNEPPQKETPKPPMPPTKPTGIKENQEAENDVPDQEHKKPLSPPLPPDKKLKENIKSKDSVNTKEEDSGIPEEDMEESQEPSEENEENLVEVSNRVISKAPIPLPKSVPDKLKVAWDQPTIEPKKTEDLESSGDDGKDNLAEIAATDVSKPPVPPKILAEKMLATENSSHGDLEAGGWEEQDSGSSKPPVNGITASEVAEFTSPTAETEEGNGRTAAEKEQQTSAEETETSLATETDHEGAKATIEKKDSTENTSVLKLRCSSLGDLLSDSKNKQRALPSQGFPKDSHQCIAKMEEKVANEREKAEKLLQKVLREGLEQAQEGNGPPVVAETLLNEAVEQLRQASQVLQEIKGLGELKKEGTQKQKEKQKDLVTLYRRSAP, from the exons GATGAACAGAAGTGCATAGAAACGGTGGAACTGGAGAGTTATGACAAGTGCCAGGAGCTGCGTGCACTACTAAAAAGGAAAAATCGTTTCATTTTAATCCGCTCCCCGGGTAAGAAG GttcatgatatcaaatttcaagctCCAACTTTGGAAGAAAAGGAATCGTGGATAAAAGCTCTTAATGAAGGGATCAATAGAGGCAAAAACAAAGTATTTGATGAG GTGAAAGTGGACGAGAGCCTCTCCTTGGACCACGTGACTCGGGACAGGGTGAAGGTGTCCCACGGACGTCGGCCCCCCACGAGAAGTCACCTAAAGGAG GCTGCCAAGTGTACATCAGATGGTATCCTGCGACTAGATCTGGATATAGTAGACAACGGACCACCAACCTTTGACTCTACTATCAATGAAAGTGACAATGAACCACCTCAAAAAGAAACTCCAAAGCCCCCTATGCCACCCACAAAACCCACTGGCATCAAAGAAAACCAGGAGGCAGAGAACGATGTTCCTGACCAGGAGCATAAAAAACCTCTGTCTCCTCCACTGCCTCCAGATAAGAAGCTTAAGGAAAACATCAAATCAAAGGACAGTGTAAATACCAAGGAGGAGGACTCTGGAATTCCAGAGGAGGACATGGAAGAATCCCAAGAGCCAAGTGAGGAGAACGAGGAGAACCTCGTTGAGGTCAGCAACAGGGTTATATCAAAAGCTCCAATTCCACTTCCTAAGAGCGTGCCAGACAAGCTGAAAGTAGCTTGGGACCAACCAACCATTGAACCTAAAAAGACAGAAGACTTGGAATCATCAGGAGATGATGGCAAAGACAACCTGGCTGAGATTGCTGCTACAGATGTTTCAAAGCCTCCTGTTCCTCCTAAGATTTTGGCAGAGAAAATGCTTGCCACAGAGAACTCCAGCCATGGTGACCTGGAAGCTGGGGGCTGGGAGGAGCAGGACTCTGGCAGCTCCAAGCCCCCAGTGAATGGGATCACAGCCAGCGAGGTAGCAGAGTTCACATCCCCAACAGCTGAAACAGAAGAAGGAAATGGGAGGACCGCAGCTGAGAAGGAACAGCAAACTTCAGCAGAAGAGACAGAGACTTCCTTAGCTACAGAAACAGACCATGAGGGTGCAAAAGCAACTATTGAGAAGAAAGATTCTACAGAAAACACTTCAGTTCTCAAACTTCGCTGTTCTTCTCTGGGAGACTTGCTCTCTGATTCCAAAAACAAACAGAGAGCACTTCCAAGCCAAGGTTTCCCAAAGGATTCCCATCAATGCATAGCTAAAATGGAGGAGAAAGTTGCTAATGaaagggaaaaagcagaaaaGCTTCTGCAGAAGGTTTTACGTGAAGGTTTGGAACAGGCCCAGGAGGGGAATGGACCCCCAGTGGTGGCAGAGACGTTGCTCAACGAGGCAGTGGAACAGCTTCGGCAAGCTTCACAAGTTTTGCAAGAAATTAAAGGTCTTGGAGAACTGAAAAAAGAAGGAAcacagaaacagaaagaaaagcaaaaggatcTAGTGACTCTTTATAGGAGAAGTGCTCCATGA